From Streptomyces sp. HUAS MG91, the proteins below share one genomic window:
- a CDS encoding pentapeptide repeat-containing protein, with product MATERRGAAAKVKRARRPEVRLPPLVPWQGAGLEPDGDYDGVEFRDMDFTGQEGIGARFMDCAVEGCAFDEAGLARARIIDSTLTGIRGVGTDLAGATLRDVEVVDARLGGVQLHGSVLERVVIRGGKIDCLNLRTARLKDVVFDGCVLVEPDFGGARLERVEFTGCVLKEADLTGVTLVDVDLREAAELGIARGVDRLGGAVISHGQLFDLAGAFAAQVGVRVI from the coding sequence ATGGCGACGGAACGGCGTGGTGCGGCGGCGAAGGTGAAGAGGGCGCGGCGGCCGGAGGTGCGGCTGCCTCCGCTCGTGCCCTGGCAGGGCGCGGGCCTGGAGCCGGACGGGGACTACGACGGGGTGGAGTTCCGGGACATGGACTTCACCGGGCAGGAGGGGATCGGGGCGCGGTTCATGGACTGCGCGGTGGAGGGGTGCGCGTTCGACGAGGCGGGGCTCGCGCGGGCCCGGATCATCGACTCGACGCTGACCGGGATCAGAGGCGTCGGCACCGATCTGGCGGGGGCGACGCTGCGGGACGTCGAGGTGGTCGACGCGCGGCTCGGCGGTGTGCAGCTGCACGGGTCGGTGCTTGAGCGGGTGGTGATCCGCGGCGGCAAGATCGACTGTCTGAACCTGCGCACGGCGCGGCTGAAGGACGTCGTCTTCGACGGATGCGTGCTGGTCGAGCCGGACTTCGGGGGAGCGCGCCTGGAGCGGGTGGAGTTCACCGGGTGCGTGCTGAAGGAGGCGGACCTGACGGGCGTGACGCTGGTCGACGTCGACCTGCGGGAGGCCGCCGAGCTGGGCATCGCGCGCGGGGTCGACCGGCTGGGCGGGGCCGTGATCTCGCACGGGCAGCTGTTCGACCTGGCGGGGGCGTTCGCGGCGCAGGTGGGGGTGCGCGTGATCTGA
- a CDS encoding zinc-binding dehydrogenase: MHAIRLHAFGPAEHLTYEKTEDPEPGPGQVRIAVEAAGVHLLDAALRQGVRGPAPELPALPTIPGREVAGTVESLGADTDPAWLGKRVVAHLGLVPGGYAELAVTDAARLHEIPAALDAARAVALIGTGRTALGILGFTTVTPDTVALIPAAAGGVGTLLVQYVKHAGGTVVGLAGGPAKTGRVEANGADLALDYTDPDWPARVREFLGERRVTVLFDGVGGAATAAALGLLGPGGQHLIFGWSAQGMGDGAGPLLLDEAEAARRGITQVPTLGPEMLRRAGGANPMRALELAALDLASRGVLDPAVSRFPLAEAAAAHRALESRGTTGKVVLEP, encoded by the coding sequence ATGCACGCCATACGTCTGCACGCCTTCGGCCCCGCCGAGCACCTCACGTACGAGAAGACCGAGGACCCCGAGCCGGGCCCCGGCCAGGTCCGCATCGCGGTCGAGGCGGCCGGCGTGCACCTGCTCGACGCCGCCCTCCGACAGGGCGTCCGGGGCCCGGCCCCCGAGCTTCCGGCACTGCCCACGATCCCGGGCCGCGAGGTCGCCGGCACCGTCGAGTCGCTCGGCGCGGACACCGACCCCGCCTGGCTCGGCAAGCGGGTCGTCGCCCACCTGGGGCTCGTCCCCGGCGGCTACGCCGAACTCGCCGTCACCGACGCGGCCCGCCTGCACGAGATCCCGGCCGCGCTCGACGCGGCGCGGGCGGTGGCCCTGATCGGCACCGGCCGCACCGCCCTGGGCATCCTCGGTTTCACCACCGTCACCCCGGACACCGTCGCCCTGATCCCCGCGGCGGCGGGCGGCGTCGGCACGCTGCTCGTGCAGTACGTGAAGCACGCGGGCGGCACCGTCGTCGGGCTGGCCGGCGGCCCCGCCAAGACGGGCCGGGTCGAGGCCAACGGCGCCGACCTCGCCCTCGACTACACCGACCCCGACTGGCCCGCCCGCGTACGGGAGTTCCTGGGCGAGCGGCGGGTCACGGTCCTCTTCGACGGGGTCGGCGGCGCCGCCACGGCCGCCGCGCTCGGCCTGCTCGGCCCCGGCGGGCAGCACCTGATCTTCGGCTGGTCCGCCCAGGGCATGGGCGACGGAGCGGGCCCGCTCCTGCTCGACGAGGCGGAGGCGGCCCGGCGCGGCATCACCCAGGTGCCGACGCTCGGCCCCGAGATGCTGCGGCGGGCCGGCGGCGCGAACCCGATGCGCGCCCTGGAACTCGCCGCCCTCGACCTGGCGTCCCGCGGCGTCCTGGACCCGGCCGTCAGCCGCTTCCCGCTGGCCGAGGCCGCCGCGGCCCACCGGGCTCTCGAATCCAGGGGTACGACGGGCAAGGTGGTCCTGGAACCGTGA
- a CDS encoding GNAT family N-acetyltransferase, translated as MIRTATPHDIPVIHAMIRELAEYEKVPGEARASEEQLREALFGERPAAFAHIAENTEGAPVGFALWFLNFSTWRGVHGIYLEDLYVRPEARGGGHGKALLTELARICVQRGYERLEWSVLNWNQPSIDFYRALGARPQDEWTVYRLTDGALAALGG; from the coding sequence ATGATTCGTACAGCCACGCCCCACGACATCCCTGTCATTCACGCGATGATCCGCGAACTCGCCGAGTACGAGAAGGTGCCCGGCGAGGCGCGGGCCAGTGAGGAGCAGTTGCGGGAAGCCCTGTTCGGGGAGCGGCCCGCGGCCTTCGCGCACATCGCCGAGAACACCGAGGGCGCGCCCGTCGGATTCGCGCTGTGGTTCCTGAACTTCTCCACCTGGCGCGGCGTCCACGGCATCTACCTGGAGGACCTGTACGTCCGCCCGGAGGCCCGCGGCGGCGGCCACGGAAAGGCGCTGCTCACCGAACTCGCGCGGATCTGCGTCCAGCGGGGCTACGAGCGTCTGGAGTGGTCGGTGCTGAACTGGAACCAGCCCTCGATCGACTTCTACCGGGCACTCGGGGCCCGGCCGCAGGACGAGTGGACGGTCTACCGGCTGACCGACGGGGCGCTGGCCGCGCTCGGCGGCTGA
- a CDS encoding response regulator transcription factor, with translation MTPPVRLLLCDDHVVVRAGLLALLDSAENIEVIGEAGTGEEAIALTAKLHPDVVLMDLQLGPGIDGVETTRRLTTGPEPTPHVLVLTTYDTDADITRAIEAGATGYLLKAERPEELFAAIHAAAQGRTALSAPVASRVMANMRKPRPTLTDRERDILAQLAHGLGNREIAKALFISEATVKTHLGRIYDKLGVDTRAGAVAVAKEQRLLP, from the coding sequence AGCGGGCCTCCTCGCCCTCCTCGACAGCGCCGAGAACATCGAAGTGATCGGCGAGGCAGGCACCGGCGAAGAAGCCATCGCGCTGACGGCGAAACTCCACCCCGACGTCGTCCTGATGGACCTCCAGCTGGGCCCGGGCATCGACGGAGTCGAAACCACCCGCCGCCTCACCACGGGCCCGGAACCCACCCCCCACGTCCTGGTCCTGACCACCTACGACACCGACGCCGACATCACCCGCGCCATCGAGGCCGGCGCCACGGGCTACCTCCTCAAGGCCGAGCGCCCGGAAGAACTCTTCGCGGCGATCCACGCGGCGGCACAAGGCCGGACGGCCCTCTCGGCACCGGTGGCCTCCCGCGTGATGGCGAACATGCGCAAGCCCCGCCCCACCCTCACCGACCGCGAACGCGACATCCTCGCCCAGCTCGCCCACGGCCTGGGCAATCGCGAGATCGCCAAGGCCCTGTTCATCAGCGAGGCCACCGTCAAGACCCACCTGGGCCGGATCTACGACAAGCTCGGCGTGGACACCCGGGCGGGCGCCGTGGCGGTCGCGAAGGAGCAGCGCCTGCTGCCGTGA